A genomic region of Colletotrichum destructivum chromosome 5, complete sequence contains the following coding sequences:
- a CDS encoding Putative sterol transport protein NPC2 yields the protein MVAAEGNGACPNQRYQPKPLAGTTSPSPSSHPYARHRTSAIDNPNSSINDVEIGCFVRTFPIPPSHQIPSTPYETLFAMRFATAVIAFLSAGLAPVGASVLVQRDQSVIVNDDLKVPGDSPLELCPKSHDDDIVKIESVDLSPNPPQAGKELVIKASGTVKQPIEKGAYVLLQVKYGLIRLISTKADLCEQIENVDLECPIEKGVLSITKSVELPAEIPSGKYSVFADVYTAEDVPITCLTAQVVFSRSNKKSFFSLDL from the exons ATGGTCGCTGCGGAGGGAAACGGCGCTTGTCCCAACCAAAG GTACCAACCAAAGCCACTCGCAGGAACCACTTCCCCGTCACCTTCCAGCCATCCTTACGCTAGACATCGAACCTCGGCCATCGACAACCCCAACTCGAGCATCAACGACGTCGAAATCGGCTGCTTTGTTCGAACCTTTCCAATCCCACCTTCTCACCAAATACCATCAACCCCTTACGAAACTTTGTTCGCGATGAGGTTTGCCACTGCCGTCATCGCCTTCCTCTCCGCTGGCCTCGCGCCGGTCGGCGCCAGTGTCCTGGTCCAGAGAGATCAGTCCGTTATCGTCAACGATGACCTCAAGGTCCCTGGCGACTCGCCTTTGGAGCTTTGCCCCAAGtcccacgacgacgacatcgtAAAGATCGAGAGCGTCGACCTCTCTCCGAACCCCCCTCAGGC TGGCAAGGAGCTTGTCATTAAGGCTTCGGGAACTGTAAAGCAGCCCATTGAGAAGGGCGCCTACGTCCTGCTGCAGGTCAAGTACGGTCTCATCCGTCTTATCAGCACCAAGGCGGACCTTTGCGAGCAAATCGAgaacgtcgacctcgagtgCCCCATCGAGAAGGGTGTCCTGAGCATCACCAAGTCTGTCGAGCTTCCCGCCGAGATTCCTTCT GGCAAGTATTCTGTCTTTGCCGATGTCTACACCGCCGAGGACGTTCCCATCACCTGCTTGACGGCCCAGGTTGTCTTCTCCCGCAGCAACAAGAAGAGCTTCTTCAGCTTGGACCTTTAA